The genomic region GGCTGGGTGCAAGGCGCGGCAAGCGGTGAGTTCGACATCAAATATCCGTTTCACATCTCGGAATATGCCCACTCGATGGGCAATGCTGCGGGCAATCTCGCCGATTATTGGAAGGCGATAGAGTCGAGCAACTTTATTTGCGGTGCTTCGGTTTGGGATTGGGTAGATCAGGGCATTTACAATTACACCAAGGATGGCATCCGCTACATCGCCTACGGGGGCGACTTTGGCGATTATCCCAACGATGGACAATTCGTGATGAACGGCTTGTTGCTCGCCGATCGCACGCCGAAACCGCAGTATTTTGAGATTAAGAAGGTGTATCAGAATGTAACTGTAAGTCATAAGGAAGGCAACACTTTTGAGATCTTTAATAAAAACTATTTCAAGGACTTATCAGACTACAATGGTGCTTGGTTATTGTATAAAGACGGTAAGATTGTAGATACCGACAGCTTCTCGCCTGAGGGTGTAGCACCGCGCAGCAAGAAGACGATTACTATACCAGCATTAGCAAGCTTGATGAGTGATAAGGGAGAATACTTTATCATCTTTGAATTTCTACATAAGAGGAAGCAGTTATGGGCTGAGGAAGGCTATATACAAATGGAAGAACAGTTGCCTCTGAAGAGCGACCCTGCTAAGCAGCCGATTGCCAGCGTTGCCAAAGGCAAAAAACTCACCCTTAGCAAGTCGCCTAAGGAGATACGCCTACACAACGATGCCATCGACATTCGTTTTAACCCCACCACAGGCAACATCGCCGAATTGAGCTACGCAGGCAAGGCACTCCTCGAGCCAAACAGTTTTGAGCTGAATGCTTTTAGGGCGTTTATCAACAACGATGGCTGGGCAATGCATCAATGGTTCGAAAAAGGACTTCACAACCTTCATCACAAGGCGATTGCGAGCAAAGTAGAGGCAGATAAGCCCGTAAAAGGAGCTTACACGGTGGCGTTCACGGTGGAATCGCAAGCACCCAATCCTGCACAGCTCAAAGGCAGCACCAGTGCGGCGGTAAACACCATTGAGGAACTGCCGATCCCCGAGCATTGGCGTCCTTTTAAGCTCATTACCGCACAAAATTTTGCTGTTTATCCCGATGGCAGCGTGGAGATTGCCGCCGCGATCACTTCCAACGACAATTCGGTTACTTTGCCCGAGCTTGGCTACATAATGAAGCTGCCTAAGACGTACGATGAGTTTACATACTACGGTCGTGGTCCTGAGTGCAACTATCCCGACCGCAAGACGAGTGCTTTCGTGGATATACACCGCAATAGCGTGAAAGACGAGGTGATTGCCTTGCCTAAGCCACAGGATATGGGGCAACATCAGGATACGCGTTGGGCAGCACTGACCGATGCAAGCCGTGCGGGGGCGGTGTTTATCGCTCCTGAGATGATGGCAACCGCCGCACTGCCTTACTCCGCGAAAGAGCTTATCTACGCGGGACATTCATACCAATTACCTACCTCGAGCGGCACTTATTTGCAGCTGAATATCGCCACAACGGGCGTTGGGGGAAACAGTTGCGGTCCTGCACCGCTCAATCAGGATCGTGTGATGGCAATGCCGCACCATTTCCGTTGTATCATTCGTCCTGCTAAGGCTGACAAACTCGCCGAAAGCGCGGCAGTAGTCGCCAGCAGCGCGCTACCTGCAACGCCGCAGCTCCTCGGAAAGGATAAACCCGTGCCTATCAAAGTGATCTTTGCCAGCAGTGAAGAAAGCGGCGAAGGAGACGCCTCGCACCTTGTCGATGGCGATCCCAACACGATTTGGCACACCGCCTACTCCGTTACGGTGGCGAAACATCCACATTGGGTAGATTTCGACCTGATGAAGCCGATGACCATCAAAGGATTCAGTTACTTGCCTCGCCTCTCTGGATATAATGGCGAAGTGAAGGACTACACCATCTCCGTAAGTGATGACGGCAAGACTTGGCGCGAAATTCACAAAGGCAGCTTTGGGCGCAACCGCAACACCGCGAAAGATGCCTATTTTAAAGCTCCTATAAAGACGCGCTACATCCGTTTCACTGCCCTCAGCGAACAATATGGTCAGGATTTCGCCAGCGGCGCAGAGTTTTCAGTAATACCACAATGATAGTGTTATAGTGCACAGTGAAAAGTGAATAGTGCACAGCGAATAGCGAATAGTGCACAGTAAATAACAAAAATCCCTTCACGGCAAGGACTGTGAAGGGATTTTTTGTTTTAAGCTAATATTAATCTTAATAATCTAATCTTATTGGGTCTGATAGATTTCCATTGTCGTCAGTAGGGAGAGACATTTCTTTGATAACAGCCTTCTTATAGAGAATCTGTATCTTTAGAGAGATTTTTTTTGTAGCTTTTCCTGTTATTTTTAGGCGAGTAGGTCTATCATCGTCAGAGAGATATTGTACCCAATCCTTAGTAAGGGGGACGGGGTAGCCTTCAGGGAAGATAGTACCTCCATTGTAAGAAACAGCTACTTCTGAGATACTAAACTCAGGAGCTGCAAACATTTTGAGGTAATAGGCATTTTCATCCAAGATAGATCCGTTACCATCACCGTCTTTTCCGCAAGAAGCAAAAGCTAAGGCGGTTACTATTAAAATAATAAATCTTTTCATAAGTATATTTCTTTGTTTAAAGTGCAAAGGTACGACTTTATTTTGAAATAGGGACTATATTTTCTAAAATTAACCAATGGAGGAGGATAAAAGGAGATCTATCCGATACGGCTTCGTAGTAGCTTCGTATAAGAGGGTGGAAAATAAGCGTGATAGATGATTATGTAATACACTCGTTATAAGGGATATAACATCATATGCTAACTTTTTTTGTGCGAAAAATTTTGCTCATTGGTAAAAAGTGTTTACCTTTGTGCTTTAATTGAAAAGTAAAAAATTATGGCAAATATGGAGCTGCAAGGCAGAATTGTAAAGATAGGTGAAGTGCAGACAGTGGGGGCAAATGGCTTCCAAAAGCGCGAGTTAGTGATTTCTACAGAGGAACAATACCCGCAGTTTATTCCTTTTGATTTTGTGCAAGAGAAGTGCGCTCTGCTTGATGGACTGGCAGTTGGTCAGGTAGTACGTGTAAGTTTTAATGTGCGTGGGCGCGAGTGGACGAACCCTCAGGGGGAAGTAAAGTATATATTGAACCTTCAAGGTTGGCGCATTGAGCCAGCAGATGGAATGCCTCCACAACAGGCGTACGCTCCACAAGGGCAATATGGGCAATATCCGCCACAGGGGTATGCACCACAGCAAGGGTATGCGCCTCAGGGGCAGTATCAGCAGGCTCCACCTCAATATGCACAACAGCCGCAGTATGGGCAGGTACCACCTCAGTTCCAGCAGATGCCTCCACAGCAGCCTCAGCAGGCATTTCAAGCTGCGCCAGCACCCGCACAAGGGGCTAACGCGGCGGCAGATGGCAGTGAGGACGACTTGCCATTTTAATATTTGATGAAGCGTTTGGAGCATAACATACCATTTCCTTCCTTTGAGGAAATCTCAGAGGAAGGAATTATTGCGTTTGGAGGGGAGCTGACCACTAAGCGGCTGATAGAGGCGTATTCGAAGGGTATTTTCCCTTGGTACGGTGCCGATGAGCCTGTGTTGTGGTGGTGTCCCGATCCGCGCTTTGTGCTTTTTCGCGAGAAATTGCACCTCTCTAAACGTGTACGTAAGTTACTGAAAGAGAAGGTTTATAGGGTTACTTACGACCAGCGATTTGAAGAGGTAATGCACCATTGTGCCACAGTGGAGCGCAAGGGGCAACACGGCACTTGGATACACCCCGAGATGATCAAGGCTTACACCGCCTTGCACCGCAAGGGCATTGCGCACTCGGTGGAGGTGTGGCAAGGTGAGGAATTGATCGGGGGACTTTACGGTATCCGTATGGGTGCGGTTTTTTGTGGGGAAAGTATGTTTAGCCTTGCACCCAATGCTTCGGAATATGGCTTTATCACAATGCTTGAAGAGGATGAAGGCATTAGTATGGTCGATTGCCAAGTGTACAGTGCTTATTTAGAGCGGTTAGGGGCTGAGGAAGTGCCCCGCGACATCTTTTTGCTGCTTTTTCACCTGCTGAAAGGCTAAGTTATGCCTTGTGAATCTTTAAAATGTGCTCAGTGGCGGAAGTGATGCTAACACGCCCATCGAGTCGTTTGCCTACCACCCACACGATAGCCTCGCCTGAGCATAGCAGCCATTGTTGTTCTTTCTCGAATTGCGCGTATTTTTCGTCTTTGAAGTATTTGCTGAGTTTCTTTTTGCCGTGCATTCCCTCTGGATAGAAGAAGTCGCCTTCGCGTCTGTGGCGTAGCGTCAGTGGGTAAGTCAGTTTGTCGGCATCGATAAAGATAGTATCAGGAGAAGGAGTAGGGGAGAGCCTCGCCTCAGTGGTA from Capnocytophaga haemolytica harbors:
- a CDS encoding glycoside hydrolase family 2 TIM barrel-domain containing protein; its protein translation is MKPIHLKTTAFALALAASPLAMGQHKVLGGFAYGKQEAPTGKEWESVEELSLNKEYPRAYFFSFADEASATKVLPEHSSYWLSLNGDWQFHWSKTPDGRVKDFFKPDYNASAWDKLAVPSSWNVAGIQKNGSLKYGLPIYVNQKVIFQHKIVKDDWRGGVMREPPKTWTTYEYRNEVGQYRRTFEIPASWDGREVFIDFDGVDSFFYLWINGQYVGFSKNSRNTASFDISRYLKKGTNTVAVEVYRNSDGSFLEAQDMFRLPGIFRTVALRSTPKLQIYNLNVQGELSVSTGGASSSIEGGKEDLPSGEIVLNATLRNLTPKQAKQLHLNYKVYKCELYSDTVKEVAELKGSATVAVAAPNALTQSHLKIPAKNIKAWSAEEPHRYVLVAQLTDKKGKVIETVSSYFGFTKVEIKDTPADKDEFGKAGRYFYVNGKPVKFKGVNRHESHPTVGHAITRAMMEEDVRLMKRANVNQVRLSHYPTDPYFFYLCDKYGLYVENEANLESHEYYYGEESLSHPKEWEKAHVARCVEMVEGSYNHPSIVLWSLGNEAGPGNNFVAAYKAVKAVDTTRPVQYERNNDIVDMGSNQYPSVGWVQGAASGEFDIKYPFHISEYAHSMGNAAGNLADYWKAIESSNFICGASVWDWVDQGIYNYTKDGIRYIAYGGDFGDYPNDGQFVMNGLLLADRTPKPQYFEIKKVYQNVTVSHKEGNTFEIFNKNYFKDLSDYNGAWLLYKDGKIVDTDSFSPEGVAPRSKKTITIPALASLMSDKGEYFIIFEFLHKRKQLWAEEGYIQMEEQLPLKSDPAKQPIASVAKGKKLTLSKSPKEIRLHNDAIDIRFNPTTGNIAELSYAGKALLEPNSFELNAFRAFINNDGWAMHQWFEKGLHNLHHKAIASKVEADKPVKGAYTVAFTVESQAPNPAQLKGSTSAAVNTIEELPIPEHWRPFKLITAQNFAVYPDGSVEIAAAITSNDNSVTLPELGYIMKLPKTYDEFTYYGRGPECNYPDRKTSAFVDIHRNSVKDEVIALPKPQDMGQHQDTRWAALTDASRAGAVFIAPEMMATAALPYSAKELIYAGHSYQLPTSSGTYLQLNIATTGVGGNSCGPAPLNQDRVMAMPHHFRCIIRPAKADKLAESAAVVASSALPATPQLLGKDKPVPIKVIFASSEESGEGDASHLVDGDPNTIWHTAYSVTVAKHPHWVDFDLMKPMTIKGFSYLPRLSGYNGEVKDYTISVSDDGKTWREIHKGSFGRNRNTAKDAYFKAPIKTRYIRFTALSEQYGQDFASGAEFSVIPQ
- the aat gene encoding leucyl/phenylalanyl-tRNA--protein transferase, whose protein sequence is MKRLEHNIPFPSFEEISEEGIIAFGGELTTKRLIEAYSKGIFPWYGADEPVLWWCPDPRFVLFREKLHLSKRVRKLLKEKVYRVTYDQRFEEVMHHCATVERKGQHGTWIHPEMIKAYTALHRKGIAHSVEVWQGEELIGGLYGIRMGAVFCGESMFSLAPNASEYGFITMLEEDEGISMVDCQVYSAYLERLGAEEVPRDIFLLLFHLLKG
- a CDS encoding DUF3127 domain-containing protein, which produces MELQGRIVKIGEVQTVGANGFQKRELVISTEEQYPQFIPFDFVQEKCALLDGLAVGQVVRVSFNVRGREWTNPQGEVKYILNLQGWRIEPADGMPPQQAYAPQGQYGQYPPQGYAPQQGYAPQGQYQQAPPQYAQQPQYGQVPPQFQQMPPQQPQQAFQAAPAPAQGANAAADGSEDDLPF